A stretch of the Phaeodactylum tricornutum CCAP 1055/1 chromosome 15, whole genome shotgun sequence genome encodes the following:
- a CDS encoding predicted protein, whose product LAKSRNRLLQNIEGLFTGVSPEQVLDDLQDILLQADLGTKTAEDIVAEVKSLREDSTKMLSKDDLKSIMRGKLIEALNTELSGAIQFSPLVDKTPTVLFVMGANGMGKTTTIGKLAHRLRNEGNQTVLLAACDTFRAGAVEQLQQWAERAQVDMVGPSTKVTTPSAVLYAALDKGIAEKYDTILVDTSGRLSNNDQLTAELKKMKKVIQKRLSRENDEEGKPLPNLQVPHETLLVLDAAQGRMALDSAKVWNEEIGLSGLILTKLDGSARGGSVVAISRDIQLPVKLIGVGEGIEDLR is encoded by the coding sequence CTCGCCAAGAGTCGCAATCGCCTACTCCAAAACATTGAAGGACTCTTTACGGGGGTTTCGCCCGAACAAGTCCTGGATGATTTGCAAGATATTCTCTTACAAGCAGATCTCGGAACAAAAACTGCCGAAGACATTGTTGCCGAAGTCAAGAGTTTACGAGAGGATTCCACCAAAATGCTTTCCAAGGATGACTTGAAGAGTATTATGAGGGGTAAACTCATTGAAGCCCTCAATACGGAACTTTCCGGAGCCATCCAATTCAGTCCTCTGGTTGACAAAACACCAACAGTTTTATTTGTCATGGGGGCCAATGGAATGGGTAAAACTACAACAATCGGCAAACTCGCACATCGTCTCCGCAACGAAGGCAATCAGACCGTCCTTTTGGCTGCTTGTGATACCTTCCGGGCTGGTGCCGTCGAACAACTCCAACAATGGGCCGAACGGGCCCAGGTAGATATGGTTGGACCATCCACAAAAGTCACGACACCGAGTGCCGTCTTGTACGCAGCTCTCGACAAGGGTATTGCGGAAAAATACGACACAATTCTGGTCGATACGTCCGGAAGATTGAGCAATAACGATCAACTGACGGCCGAACtaaagaaaatgaaaaaggtAATCCAAAAACGTCTTTCACGAGAAAACGATGAGGAAGGTAAACCCTTACCCAACCTTCAAGTACCACACGAAACATTACTCGTTCTAGATGCAGCGCAAGGCCGTATGGCACTAGACTCGGCTAAAGTGTGGAACGAAGAAATTGGATTGTCGGGATTAATTCTGACAAAACTGGATGGCAGTGCACGGGGAGGCAGCGTGGTGGCAATTAGTCGCGATATACAACTTCCAGTGAAGCTGATTGGAGTTGGGGAAGGGATTGAAGATTTGCGA